TGGAGTTCGTTGGCTTGAGATAACTTTTGTGGTTTGGTTAGACTTTTCTAGTAAATGGTGgttatcttttctttaaatttgtaaacttgtttcatgaaaataataaatattcaagatattataaattattaaaagtatgCTACATAAAATCTAGATTAGACATTTACTACTACTTGGTTATTTGTGAAtggtttgagaaatattttatgaaaggtGCGGCGAAAGGtaatacacacacatatatatattaatttgtgaACATTATTTATGAAAGGAGTTCtgaattaatttacaaaatatgttttaatttatgaaatgaattatGGATTTGGTTTGTGGAATATTGGAGGATAATGGTTTAATGCTCATTATCGTTATAAACTTGATTAGGGGTTTTTGGCTTTACATACTGGATTTAGGATATTTTTGTAAATCGAGTAACCTGTTAATAATAGGTGGGGCTGTTGGCTATCTTGTCACCGGGCGTTATGTCATGACCATGACTAAATATCCAATGCCagattaatcaatggactaAATCATTAATGTTTGTTTAGTTGTATGTTTATTAAAGGAACATTTCACATATGTATATGATCAAGTTAAAGTAATACGACTTATTTTGATCTTGtatgtatattatatattagatttgagaaaaataagttcagatattattttataaatgtgCATAGTAGATGTTTGATTTGTTTAGAAGGCATATGTACTATTCATTGAGTTGTGGTTGCACATACCATTCATCTTAAATGTTTTTCTAGTTCTTCAATTTGGGTATGAATTAGCTAGTTGAATAAGAGTTGATACTTGTTAAATTATCTCATATATGTATGTACATTTTGATAATATATTAATGTTGATTTGTGTTTGAGAACACAGTCTCTCAATGGAAGGACAATCTTGTCGTTCTTCCATTTTCGTTAGTTGGCGTTGGAGTGTGACGATTGATTCTCTTCAAGCAATAACCACTGCTTTTCATATCAAACTAtatcttctcttctttatttaatgACAGCAAATAATTTCAACATCATTTCATCCAGCTGCTGCAAAATTAAGTTTCCTCCCTAGAGCAGACTTGATCCACCAAAATGCCTTTAGCGCCCTAGGGTCCTTCTTATTGCGGCGGCGGAGTCTTGCTCTGTGGAGTCTTGCGGAGCTTGCTCACATCATATCCTTCATCAACAGCCTTTTGAACCAGCTGATTATAGATTTTATCATCTATATGACTCTGTCTGCTCAGtatctgccaaaaaaaaaaaaaaaaacaataataatccCACCAATTGGCCCacaaaagtgaaggaaaaaagaaaaagaaaggaaaacccGACAAGAAGGTTACATACAAAGAGAGACGTCCTGCTGGGCTCGCCAACGATAGCATAATGATAATCAGCGTCAAGGTACAAGACCCAATAGTCACCCACCACAGTGAAGGTGGGATTAGACGGAGGCAAATAGAATTTCACTTTCAGCTTGGCCTCATCGCTGCTCGGGTCGGCCTTGTAGGCGTTGCCCTTCACGAAGTTCCTCTTGCCATTGACCCAGGATTCGTTCAACACGTCCAGGGTCCCATCGTCCTTCGGAGTGTACGTGGCCCTCGTATCCTCGCCGTCCTTGGGCAGGTAGGGCACCGGGAGGGAGGCGATCTCGTACCACCGTCCCGCATATCTCTTCAGATCAAGTCCCTTCACCACAGTAGGTTCGCTGTCGAGCTGGAAAAAGGGATTGAGTCCAGAGTTCGATCCCCGTGTGCACAGCACGCACGTGAACATAGAAGGAGAAAGCAGCACGACTAGAAGAAAGAGTCCCTTCACGCCCTCCATCACTTTCTTTGCCATTCCTCTCTTTCCTAGTTGTTGTGTTTCCAGGTagcgagagggagagggacTTGTCTCGGGGTTTTATGAAGGAGaaggttgctttttttttttttctccttttggtttTCCTGATTCGTTGCAATTTTTGTATAAGATTATTTCCCAATTTTCCTCTGTCCTTATGACATGCACGATTGTGGACCTTACGTATGTGGGGAACTAACGTTGAGTGTTCTTGTTCGAGAGTTTTTCGGCAGGATAGGAGTAACTTAAAAGGGAATTTAGGTCATGTACCATAAAATTTGCCAATTTCCATATAATCTCCCAATTTCCTCTTCAGTAAGAAAATCACTGATTTTAGGTTGTATCATCATATCTTTATGATTAGAGATTCAGACATTATGGTGTGTTTGGAaagacttttgggaaaagtctTTGGAGAAATGCAAATGCCGTTAAGTTAAAggaattttctaaaatataaattgtatttggtaaattgtattaTGAAAATTCATTGTAAAGTACCTTTgagtaaaatagtgtttggaaaaatcatatttgtaaaaaacttttgttattaaaaaaaaaaaaaaaagagaaaagaagagttgGCCAACCAAGAACAAGTAATCACAGGCGAGGAGCAAGTAGTCTGGCGAAGGACAGGTAATGTGATGCAGGCAATCCAGCAAAGATAGGctatccggcgagggtcgcgcaaCCCTCCAGCGAGCATCGCGATGACCAGATCCTGGTTGCTTGTGACCCTTGCCGAGGATCGCCCAATCCATCGTGCCATGACCTCCACCGGGGCCACACGATCTTGGTCCCACGACCctttggcgagggtcgcggcaACCACCAGATGGGTCACGCAAAGGTTGCAACACCTCCAGGGAGGTCGCCCGAAGGTCGTGCCGGTGACCACATATGGACGTGACCAAATCTACGACCAGATGGGTTGTGTGACCTTGAGGGTGGCAACCTCTTGATCCGGGTCGCGTGACCCTCACCTAAGGGGGCGCGCGGCCCTAGTGACCTTCAAGTGGAGGTCAGGGCATGGCGGGCGCGACAATTGCAGGCGACTGCCTGCCCTTCGCTGGCAACCGCtcacaaagaagaagatgaatagtcaGGGCAAACGAAAAGACAAAAAACTAGCGAGGATAATTTGggaagaatatttttttatttacccCAGAGCTCAGCTTGTCAAGAAGGTAGCCCCaacttgccttgggcttttagccttttGAAGGTTGGCATTCCCTAAatgtggtttgaaattttttaccaaacactccTAAATTGGCCCAAGGAGCTTTGGGTGTTCAAAGTGGCTTCTAAAGGCCACTCCCAAAAGCACCCATTATCTGTGAATTTCATATTTATTGGGAAAAACGGTTTATTGATTTTCAAGGGAGCAGCAAATTCTAGTTTGAATATGGCGATCTGTGAATCTTGGCAGCCTAGAAAAGGGTCCATTTCTCACGTGTCAACTTCATGGAAAACATCAAGGAAGGATAAATGCATGTTGAGGGAGAAATCAGCTTCGAGCCTTGAATGGACTGCACTATCTTCTagggtgtcaacggttcggttcggttcggtttttcaaaaaccgaaccgaaccgaaccgttcaCAAATCTTCCGAACCGAACcaattttcggttcggttcggttcggggttttttggttttgagttttcgattttcggttttcggttttggAAATCGGGAGCTTCTTCgttcttttgaaaaaaacaacacaaaaacaaaagaaaaaaaaagctttataggaaaagtcaaaagaaaagctgTACAGCAAGTTGTCTTTTCTCGGCAATCCCCGTCAGCAAACAACTGtagagaagagatagagagggAAGGGACGTGAAGGACGGGCCAGCAGAGGGAAAAAGCGgaacactgttcatcttcttcccccgCTCCGCTGCCCGCGTCCGCCGTTCGCAAGCCCAGACAGCGGCCTAGTGGCCGGTCACCGCCGCTCCGCCGGTCTCGCCCGCGATGTGCAGCCCGTCGCCCGATCGCCTCCGCCATTGCCCGCTCGCCCATGCCAACGCCGCCGCCTCCGAGCGTCTTCGCCGCAACCGACGCCAGCAAATCCCGGCCGGTCACCCCTCACCCGCGAGCTCGCACCGCCGCTCCGCCAGCGGCCGCGAGCCCGATGCCGGCAGTCGCGCCACCACTCACCCGTCCCCGCGGCTGCAGCTCCTCCCTCCGAGCGACGGCACCACGGAGCTTTCCCTCCGCCGCACCTAAGTGATCGCCGTCACCGTTGCACGTCCAAGCCGACCAAGACGAGACACAAGAGGAGAGGCTTAGCGTCGGGAGAGAATAAAACcgaagatttgattttatcggtttttggttcggtttggttcggttaaccgataaaaaccgaaccaattAAAAGATATTGGTTTTTTAcaggaaccgaaccgaaaaaaccgaatttttcggttcggttcggttcgggttTTCAGTTCGGTTTCTGACACCCCTAACTATCTTATTGCCTAAAAGAGAGATTCAAGTCAAGAACGATACAAGACCGTAGATCACACGCATCAATTCATCTCATTCGCGTTGACGAATTatttcagaaaaagaagaaatcgctCACTTAAGATATATTTGAGTACTCTCGCAAAACTTCAACATTTCTTTTGATGTTTTGTACATCTTGATTTAACTGGGTGAACGGGATAATGCCACATTTTAAccacattttccaaattttggcTTATTACCTCATTGTTAGCTGCtccaatttcatctttttgtaATGATTTTCCTTTCTGCAAATCTGTTTGATATTTCTTGGGAACGCCACTAGTTGTTTGATATCCTAGGACGCGAAGTTGGTTTGTTCCCCAATCAGTCGCACATAACttgttcgacaaaatgcttgTGAAGAACTCTGTGTAAGTTCATTTCGTTTCCTTTTGTCATCCAAAGGCGTATTGCCACGGATCAAATCTCGTTAGTCAATTCTCAAGTTATTTCCATGATCAAATGCTTTTCTAGGCCATCATCGttttactttgttttgtgttttgttCATGTTTTAGGTGTTTCGTTCATGTTTTGGGGGGCTTTGGCGTATTAATCATTTTGGTTGAAGTTGTTCTCGGTTGGGTCGTGGATTGTTGAACAAAAGTTGAAATTCTGGGAATAGACAGGAGCATAGAAAGGTGGTGCAGACGAAGGAGGAGTTAAGTGGGCTTGAGTTTAGTTTAAGGAACTTCGGACTTAATTAGACGTGATGGAACTTAGGCCTATGTGGTTTTTAGTAGATTCGGGCTGGCTTTAGTCTCTCAAAGGTGTGCGgctaagtttttttttgggttaatactctgaaaaccccaaactggtacacaaatgacaaatttactctaaactatttttttaactatgaaaaatttataaccgatacacatgtgacaaatttacctcaactaaccataaaaaaaaaaaccctaaacttatatatttatgacaaatttaccccaaactaatttattcgacgtcaaaaaatctcaaactggtaaatttgcgACAAAATATACCTTCCaccaaattggattaataccacaaaaaaatcacaaaaattgtaaactgtgacaaacggagcgtaaaatcccaaattaatatatgagtcaattgtcacgtgttatttaacttaataatttgacagtaaaatttaatgaaaactaacatagggtaaatttgtcacaagtgtaccggtttaggatttttgatggtcaaaaaaatagtttaggataaatttatcacacgtgtatcagtttggagttGTTTAGAATattaaccctttctttttagcAAGAAACTTTTAGtaagaaaagttaaaagttgGAAAAAGGTTTCAGAACTAATTTCGAGTagtttttctagatttttagtCAACTCTAGTTTAGAATTAGTGCttgatttttcctaaattagAATGCACATAGTTTAGGGATTTTGTAAACATTTTAGGATTAGTGTAGtcttaaaaaaaggaaaaaaaaagtgaaaatctttggataaaaaattctactcaaaattgaacaagctcTTAGGGCTTTACAATAAGGTTTTGAATGGTTTTAGAGAGAAATGTTAGGCTATTGTTTAAGTATTTCCATTTTGATTATTAATCGATTGCACactttcaatatattgattgttgtttttctcTTTAACCTGGTTAGGAATAGAACTTTAGGACTCACAATCAGTAAGAAAGCTACCTGGACATTTTGGTTGGTAATTGAACAGGATATGGTAGCGAAAGcgcactaattgattaattagtgatCAAGTCCGTAACTCTATATTTACTGGTTGTGTAGAAAGTGATGTATACCCTAATACATTACTTGGTTTcctagggtgcgcatgacaaaatttatatttctcgaTTTCTCGTTTTCTGTTCCAGGAACgaggtttggaacaaaaatccgtttgcaGAACACATTGATTTGATTTCTATATTTAAAACAGATTTCTCTTCCGTaaacagagaaagaagaaatcagaagctgaaattttaacttctcagttttgaaatagaaatcgaaactgaaatcaaaccatataaaaaaacCTTGCGCTTTCTTACTTACTTAATttactcataaccacaacttcacaaattattgctaattttctttttcttattttgcttgtgctttttttttcttttttttttcaatttttttttttttttgataacttcctctttaggatgaaaggcaatcgaatgggtccccaattttcaaaaacgaccaaagttcttaaatgcttacttaaaaataattgggctctttcctcctagaaatgGTACGCGCATTGCCAAtggaagaaaaagttcttacgtaatagatgaataaaaacgtgcctagaaatttaaccttgttttttttacggattcaaaattcttgtcaaatcaaaataattaaattgttacacaatcttgaattttaattcgaaggcaagagattcaagagaatctctctctttgctatgcaagggtcattaaaggttcattgagcaacaataaagaaattatggaTGAACAACTAcactgattcaattcgagaatcaaaataaactaaCCTTCTCCCAATtagttcctaaccataaacgttacttcaaggtagaattATCACATATTTCTTtacaccatcaattttattttgttgataatattgtataatactagtcttTGGTAAAATAACAGAGTTatataggcgccattgatggcacccatattcatgcttccatagtacttgtctgaacctatgcaagatgagcttgcaaacaatATATTAaccgaggagggaaaccaaataaatacgcttaggaaaaacattgccaataaaatggcaatgaataataatatgccgaaaattccatgaaattgtattttcaacttttgtaatgtattagtattagttttattattattttgtatttgaggatttcctatgttgttttaatattattttgattattattttgtatttgaggatttcctatgttgttatctaatcaatttttattcctagaaatagaaattttattctgttatcaaacggatttctgttttaaaaatagaaattttgagtcgttatcaaacggatttatttgctcagaaacttgttaggaaatagaaattgagaaattgatttctggccataaatcaatttctgtttcagaaattttgtcatgcgcagcccTAGTCAACCCCAATaagttagtggtgactcctcatttaaaattccttaaatgtcaatttgacttaACACCAAATATCCCAACATCACACAAAGTAAAGGCTTGGGGGAGTCAATGCCCAATCATTTGCCTTAGGCACATCTTTAGGTAATACCCCCAAACATATGTCTTTTCCCCCTCTAGACGGAAAAGGTAGATCGTGACATCctttgtttatgaatttttgtaaaatttcataaaacttTTGTTAGAAGTGGCATCATTTTTTAGGTTCATAAAGGTGGGGTTCTTAACTTGTTACCTTAATCTTGCCTTGCTAAAACCTAACTTGATTAAGAATGGTTAACCATGTACCCTAGTACTCAacttaaagaaaaaatagattgttgttacccattgaattttgatgattccCTCAGAAATTGCAAAGTTGAGTTTACACTATGATTGACTATTATCAATTAGTCGAGGACCTATTTCTCTAGTAATATCACTAACTAAACCTCTAAAAAGGTACCTAGTGAATGGATCTACCAAGTTATTATTTGTCTAAACATAAACTACTGAAATGATATGGTTAGTAATTAATTGCCAAACATGCTCATGTTGATATTTCATTGAATATCTTATCGTTTGCCAAAGACATAGTTGTCTCACTACCATAATATAAAGATATGGTCGCCATTAGTTGTGGCCATAACTCTATATCCGATAGCGAATTTCACAGCCATTTGACCTCTTTACCAGCTACCAATGGTGTTATAAGTTTAGACTCCATCGTTAAATGAGATGTATATGTTTGCTTCTTTGATGTCCAAGAGATTGCACCATTTGTGAAACTTGTGTAAGAAAAGAGTGCGGTCAATAAAAATGTCACCTAGAGGTAGAGTGAATGGTGATTTCAAGAAATCTAACAAATAATTGCATAATTATAAGTGTCAAGTTTGATATAAGCATAATAATATGCATAAGCAGTGAGTTGATATATGCAAGAACATGTGATATCAATCTTGCAGGGCGCGTCTATCAAACAGTTATTGGAATAAGCAAAGAGATAGAAAACAATACATGCAAAATTTTATAGTGGCTCAACTTGATAATAAAATAGCTCCACTAATATCAGTAGTTCTCAATTACATCTAGTTACCTGATAATATCAGTTTTTGGTTATTAGTTCCAATGATATCTAATAACATATCATCAGGCAACTTGAGTACATTGGTGATATAGATCCTATACACTATTCACCTTTTTACCTTCAAGTCTTTATGAACTTCCCATAATGTGGATCTTAGCATACTCTAAATTATGGACAACATTTGCATCTATAAGGCTCATAAGACACACTTGGATggttttatcaacttcaaaatatcataagaagtttctcaacaaagaaaagaatagaaaaacatgAAGAAGAGAAtcatgaagaagagaaatttgtagtTAAAAATAATGTGTGTTTCGGtcttatttttagataattgaTCAACACATCTCTTGGGATTACATACCTTATTATAACTATCACCACTTTTCATGATCAACTCTTACTTCTTTTTATGTTAATAACATATATTGGTAATCGATATCTTATTGGAATCATCATTACTTTTTATAATGAACCATCAATGTAATAATGGGCTTAATACCCAGCCCAAAAAACCCTTGAAGTTGAGCTTTAAAGCTCCATGCCCTgaggatagaaaaaaaaaaccgtaggagataaagaaaaaaaacaccgaaaagagagagggaggccgtAACAATAACAAGAAGAGAAGGACCTATTTCTCTAGAAGCCCTGCGAAGGTGAGAGGCTGATTTAAGAGCTGCAGCGACACCTGTGGGGTTTACGTGGCGGCTACCATTGGCCAAAAATAGTTCCTCCAgcatcaaaaataaataaataaataagaagagaaggagaataagaaaggaaaagtagagAACAGAAAGTACATGTGCATtcaaaaattcttaaatgagTTTGATTAACTACATTTCGCAACACCCGATCAAGATTTAAGTTTTTTGTTCATCTAATCggatgaaatttcaaagttaAACTATAAGTCAAAATTATGTGAATTCCAAATTGGGAGATTCAATTCAGGAGTTATTAAACTATGAATTTATATGGAAATGATCATTTATGGGGTTggaaatttatttcgaattattttttatcgaAACAAATTTTCTGTAGTTTCGCATGCGGACAGCTTTGAATATTTGCTTGGAATAACTTCATCTTTCTCCTGTTCTTATAGGAGTTGGGGTGCAACAATCAATTCATTTCATGTCAttaatcatttcttttcatATCCAACTATTTATTTCTCTTTATCATCCATTGGCAACAAACAATTCCAACATCATCTCCATCAAGCCGCTACAAATTTAACATTTCCCCGTTTCCCTAGAACGGACTTCATCCCACCAAAATGCCTTTAGCGTCACTGGGTCCTTACTGCGGCGGGGGAGTCTTGCTCTGTGGAGTCTTGTGGAGCTTGCTCACATCAAACCCTTCATCGGCAGCCTTCTGAACGAGCTGATTGTAGATTTTATCATCTATGTGACTCTTTCTGCTGATTATCTGCAAAACAAGAATCCCACAATTCAGACGAAGCGAAAACCTACGGATTCTTACGTCTCCGACCATCAACCGGGGCCAaacaaggaaggaaaaaggTGAAGGGAACCTGACAAGAAAGTTGCGTACCCAAAGTAACTGCCTGCCGGGCTGACCGATGACAGCATGCTGATAATCAGCGTCAATGTACAAGACCCAGTAGTCGCCCACCACAGGGATGATGGGTAGCTTCGGGGCACGTAGAACTTCACTTTGAGCTTGGCCTCGTCGCTGCTCGGGTCGGCCTTGTAGGCGGTGCCCTCGATGTAGTCCCTCTTGCCGTTGACCCAGCCCTCGTTCAGCACCTTCAGGGTCCCGTCCTCATTCAGGGTGTACGTGGCCCTCGTGTCCACGGCGTTCTTCTTCTCGAAGAGCGACGGAAAGGCGGCAATCTCGTACCAGCGCCCCGTGTATCGCTTCAGATCGAAATGCTTCACGACAGAAGGGTCGCCATTCTGCTGGGTAAAAAGTTGAAGTCCGAAGTTTGATTCCCGCGAGCACTGCACAAACATGAATACAGAAGAGAGCAGCGAGACAATAAGAAAGAACCCCTTCACACCCTCCATCTCTtgctttgccttttttttttctctcctaatTCTTGGGTTTCTAAGTAGTGAGTGGAAGAAGGATTTGTCTAGGGTTTTTATAGGGGAGAAAGGAGGAAATTTTCTTATCTCCTTTTGGTCTTCCAGCTCATCTTTCTCTGTTTTCCTTATTtgttgcaatttctttttttgccatttttctctttccttgttCTAGGATTTTGAGGTAGCATTAGGAAGAAAGGGGGTTGTTGTCTCGGGGTTTCCAGGGAAAAAGaaggatttttctttctccttttgattttcatgtttctcttctttgttttccttatttGTTGCAATTTCTGtataagaagggggttgaacCTGGACATATTCTTAAACGGCTCAGCTAGAAGCAAGGGTAAAACCTCTCCTGGCTATTCCCGAGACATTCAGATTTTACGTAATAATATTTATGGGACGTTGAGAATTTGTAGTGTctaataattatattttaattacaAGGCTAAGGATTATTGGCTTAAGGCTTAAGTGTAAACGTAGAAATAGTAATTTAGTCATGAATTTAGTGAGGCCCGGAGGATGACTTTTCGACGAACGTAATCGTCTCGAATCCAACGTATTGAATCGGATTGATAAATATTGATATGTGCTTTAATAGTAGAATGGATTAATTAACTTACTATCAATTTAGTCGTTTATGAGTGGCATTATCGGTTTAAAATCTAGTTAATTAGAGCTAAGAGTTAACTAATTTTATTGATGGTGccttaattaattttgttaatgGTGCCGAAGGTAGGAGAATTAGTTGATTATGATTATTCACAAATTCTTTTGGTTAAAGAACTTAACACATCACGTGGCTTTTCAAGAATAAGTTCATGGCCATGCATCTTCTTCAAAACTCAAACTTCGGCACTCATTTTGACATCTACCCTTAAATGACAACGCATTTCCACACTTGGCCATAAGCTAAGTGAATTATGCCGCTTATCCTTGCACTCTCTTAAGATGATGTCTTAAGCTAAGTGTGGACACCtaaaaaactaattaatgattACTCTCAAATGAGTCattacttctttcttttcctctagcCACGTACTTGATTTTCGGTTTGTAATTGTGCCACCTCAAATGGATATTGGTGTGCTAGCTCCACTTAGCAATGGAAGAGCCCATTTTTCATCTTGATAGATTTTTAATAAAACTCTTCTTGCGTTAGCGGTGGAACTCTCTTTCACCTTTCCAAATCTCAAAAGATTTTGTATGTGTTGTTTTCACATTTCAATGCTATAAGTAGAAAGCTAGACTTTCTTGTCGAAAGCTACAACGTGGTGACAGCAATTGGGTGGTTTGCGCCCGTTTGTGATAAGTGAAATTTCTAGGTATTGAGTTAGCTTAAATCCACTTTGTACTTCTATCTTGGTGAGTTAATTGAGATACAATAATGTTTTGGGTATAGTGATTGTTAAACTTGTCTTTGGTGATCTTGTCCATATTTGTTCTACTTCGTTTTGGATAGTCAAAATATGATCGTTCTGTCATATTTATCTTGATAATCCATTGTATGTTCATTATGCTTTATTCTAGGTAATCAGAAGTTGTTTGTTCTGTCATTTTTGTCTTGATGACCAATTGCATGTTCATTCTGCTTCGTTCTGGATAGTCAAAAGTTATTTGTTCTATAATATTTGTCTTAATGATCATTGCATGTCGATTTTGCTTCATTCTAGGTAGTCAGAAGCTATTCATTTTGTCATATTTATCTTGATGACTCATTGCATATTCGTTTTGCTTCGTTTTGGATAGTTAAAAGCTGATTATTCTATCATTTATATCTTAATGACCCATTGCTCGTTCGTTCTACTTCGCTTGCTTCattttggatagttagaatCTAGTTGACCCACCATATATATCTTAATGACCCATTGCATGTTCATCCTACTTCGTTCCAAATGattagaatttgttcattttgcca
This genomic stretch from Eucalyptus grandis isolate ANBG69807.140 chromosome 3, ASM1654582v1, whole genome shotgun sequence harbors:
- the LOC120291224 gene encoding temperature-induced lipocalin-1-like; this translates as MAKKVMDVVKGLDLKRYAGRWYEIASLPVPYLPKDGEDTRATYTPKDDGTLDVLNESWVNGKRNFVKGNAYKADPSSDEAKLKVKFYLPPSNPTFTVVGDYWVLYLDADYHYAIVGEPSRTSLFILSRQSHIDDKIYNQLVQKAVDEGYDVSKLRKTPQSKTPPPQ
- the LOC104438836 gene encoding LOW QUALITY PROTEIN: temperature-induced lipocalin-1 (The sequence of the model RefSeq protein was modified relative to this genomic sequence to represent the inferred CDS: inserted 1 base in 1 codon), with the protein product MEGVKGFFLIVSLLSSVFMFVQCSRESNFGLQLFTQQNGDPSVVKHFDLKRYTGRWYEIAAFPSLFEKKNAVDTRATYTLNEDGTLKVLNEGWVNGKRDYIEGTAYKADPSSDEAKLKVKFYVPRXLPIIPVVGDYWVLYIDADYQHAVIGQPGRQLLWIISRKSHIDDKIYNQLVQKAADEGFDVSKLHKTPQSKTPPPQ